The nucleotide window AATTGGGTATGATGAAATCATTCGGATGTATCGAAGCATATTGATTAAGGATTCAGACTTTAAAAAAGGCAATGATGGCATTACGTATGTCATCTTAAAATAACCAATAAAATAGGATACATTTTAGAATCAATGTAACCTTTCTCTTATTACAAAATCTCCGCTTTTTTTTCTTTGATTTTTAAAGCATAAGTGTTATAATATCGGTGTAAGCGTTTTCCAAATCTGGATGGAAAACCAAAATATAAAAGGAGGAACAAAATGAACAAGTTTGATTACATGGAGAAACACGGCTACGAACAAATCGTCTATTTTTACGACAAAACAACAGGGTTAAAAGGAATGACTTGTATTCACAATACAACCTTAGGACCTGCTTTAGGCGGAACCAGGCTATGGAATTATGAATGTGAAGAAGATGCAGCTTTAGATTGTTTACGTTTAGCAAGAGGAATGACTTATAAAGCAGCTGCAGCAGGATTAAATTTAGGTGGAGGAAAGACTGTTTTAATCGGTGATGCAAATGTTGTCAAAAACGAAGCCTATTTTAGAGCTTTAGGTCGATACGTTCAAAGTTTAAATGGACGCTATATTACCGCAGAAGATGTAAATACTTCAACAAAAGATATGGATTATGTTCATATGGAAACAGATTACGTAGTAGGACTTGAAGGAAAATCAGGAAATCCATCTCCATACACTGCATTAGGAGTTTTTTATGGAATCAAAGCATCTTTACAAGTTACCTTTGGAGATGATGATATCTCTAAATATACATTTGCTGTACAAGGAACAGGACAAACAGGATATTATTTAATTAATTTTTTACTTGAAGCAAAAGCAAAAAAAATCTACTTTACAGAAATCAATCCATCCCATATTTCAAGAATGAAAAAAGAACATCCAGAAGTTGAATTTGTTAAGCCAGAAGAAATCTTCTCATTGAATGTTGATGTATTTTCACCTTGTGCAATGGGTGCGCAATTAAACGATAATACGATTCCTCAAATTAAAGCTAAAATCGTTGCAGGTTCAGCAAATAACGTTTTAGAAGACGAAGAAAAACATGGATTAATGATTAAAGAAAGAGGCATTTTATACGCTCCTGACTTTGTTATCAATGCCGGTGGACTAATTAACGTATACCATGAACTTGTTATCTATAATGAAGAAAGATCAAAAAGAGACATTTCTAAAATTTATGACAGATTGATAGATATTTATTCCATTGCCAAAAAAGAAGACATTTCAACACATGCAGCTGCTAAACTTTTTGCAAAGAATAGAATCGAAACAATTAATAACGTTCATTCGAATTATATTAAAAGGTAATCTATGAAACGGATTACTTTTATTACGGGATATTATGGCTCAGGAAAAACCGAAATAGCGCTAAACTTAGCAATTCAAAAAAAGCTCAATGTACTAGTAGATCTTGATATTATTAATCCTTATTTTCGTAGTCGTGAATTAAAAACCTATT belongs to Bacillota bacterium and includes:
- a CDS encoding leucine dehydrogenase codes for the protein MNKFDYMEKHGYEQIVYFYDKTTGLKGMTCIHNTTLGPALGGTRLWNYECEEDAALDCLRLARGMTYKAAAAGLNLGGGKTVLIGDANVVKNEAYFRALGRYVQSLNGRYITAEDVNTSTKDMDYVHMETDYVVGLEGKSGNPSPYTALGVFYGIKASLQVTFGDDDISKYTFAVQGTGQTGYYLINFLLEAKAKKIYFTEINPSHISRMKKEHPEVEFVKPEEIFSLNVDVFSPCAMGAQLNDNTIPQIKAKIVAGSANNVLEDEEKHGLMIKERGILYAPDFVINAGGLINVYHELVIYNEERSKRDISKIYDRLIDIYSIAKKEDISTHAAAKLFAKNRIETINNVHSNYIKR